The Nerophis lumbriciformis linkage group LG09, RoL_Nlum_v2.1, whole genome shotgun sequence nucleotide sequence cacctgccaaaaacgcattataaagaaggaaaaaaacatatataagtcgcactggagcccagccaaactatgaaaaaaactgcgacttattgtccgaaaaatacggtatatatatatatatatatatatatatataaacccaacGCGGCCCCCCGAGTCTGTGAGTTATTTTTGCATTAATATGACACTAATTATGAATATTCACTATTTGGGAGAAATGTTATTTGGAAATAATTTTCCCTCAGAAAcggcacaaaaaatagtttttgcattttattttagtGAATGGAGTGtgccttttattgtgaaggccacTCAACTGAATGTTTCTGTGTGTGTCTGACATCTTTACTAACGAGCGGTAATGCCTTTCAATACAATGTAATTGTTTGAcatgcactttttttaaatttttttttttacacacactaattgtcattcaagtgtaaaaaaaaatacaaataaattaaccACTCTAAAATGAAGCTGAATTCAAGTGAAACGATGGTGAATATATTTCTTAAGAAGAGGGCACTTTTGAGTAATAAGAAAGACTTGGTGAGTTGTCGATGTAAACGGGTTCCACTGCACTTTTCTACGGTTATCATTGCACTTTTCACCTTGCCATCACACAAAAGCCTCCGTATTCTCCTCTTTGACTCTCCATGATTGTGTTGCAGCCTCCACCACCCGAGCTGGGCTACACGATCACTGTCAAGGATCTGGATGATGAGAAGAAAGATGCCATCAGTAAGATCCAGAAGGTCCTGGAGACACCTGGTGAGTTGGTACAGATATGAAGATAAGACTGACGTGCACCGTTTTGTGACCTTTTCAACCCCTGCCTAAACTCTGACTTGTGACTCTCAAGCTCCCGAACCCGAAAAGTCCACCTCTCCTCTGACCTCCACCACGCCTGCCTCGTCGAGCACCACTGCTCCCGCCAGCACCGCCCTCACCCTGAGCAGCCTTCTGGCCGCCCCTCTGCCCATAACCTCCAGCTCGGCCCCGCCCGTCATCAACCTGGATCCCAGCCCGTCACCTGTGGCCCCCAATCCCCTGCTGGAGGCCCTGAAGATGAAGAGTCCCGCAAGCTCTGCGGCCAGCACCACCACAGGTAGGCCCATCGTCTCAGGAATTTATTTGTGGGTGTGTCCATAATTTTCTCTTCATTTTGGCCTCCTTGTGTGCACAGTGTCTGCATTGACCACGTTGGCACTTCCCAAGATGTCCACTGTAACGGACGCCCCAAAGCCGCCGCCTGCCTCACAGTCCCAGGCCGCCTTGGCAGGTGTGGGCCAGCCCTCCGCTTTCACTCAGGTTTTGGCCCCGGTTTCCAAGCCTGCCAGCAGCAGCGCTCCATCGTTAGCTGGAACCAGCTTGTTTGGACTGTCTGGTCAGATCAGCAGCAGCCCCGCCGTGTCCACCACCTCCAACCCCGCCCCCGCCGCCGCCATGAGCAGCCCGGTGTCGCTCAGTCACTCCAACCCTCTGCTCGCCTCAGGGTTCAAACCCATCTTTGCTCCCACCAACGCTTCCTCCAACCCATCGACCATGTCAGCCCCAGAAAGCAAGCCTCTTGCCCAGAACTTCAAGCCCATCTTTGCCAGCAGCGCCACCGCAGGACTTGGCTTTGCCCCGCCCCCATACACGGCTTCCATTGCAACATCTGCCACCGTTTCTTTGACTTCTTCAATATTTGGTGCGTCAGCGAGTAGCACAACTGTTACATCATCACTTTCCACTGGAACAATCTCTTCCGCCTCCACCACCAATCCTGCAGTCCAGCCCGCTATAAAGTCCATGTTTGACACCTGGGCAGCACCAGCTTCAACTGGCACCAGTACGTCTTCAGCACCAGTGTTTGTTCCTGCTGCTGGTAACACCCTCCAGTTTGGAGCCGTAGCCACCACCGCTGCTGCCGCCCCTCCGGCTACCACGGCATCCAACACCTTTACATTTGGCGCCGCGCAGCCGCCGCAGCCCCAAGCCGCCAACCAGAAGGTGTTTGCTTTTGGTCAGACAGCTGTCAGTCAGAACGCGACGCAACCAACTTTCGGAAGTTTCGCCATGGCCAATGCTGCCCCTGCTGCTGCCGCCACAACTAATGCTCCCGCCACTTCTTTGGCACAGTCTGCGTTTACATTTGGTAAGCCGTCGTTTGAAGCGCCAGCCTCGCAGTCCACCTTCAGCTCCACAGCACCCACCGCACCAAAGCCCTTTACGTTTGGAGGTAGCGTAGCAACACCTGCGCCCAACCCCACCCCGTCGGGTTTCCCCTTCGGGGGAGCCGCCGCCGCTACCACGGCACCATCCAGCTTTGTGACGCCAACTAAGCCGGCGTTCGGAGGCGGCTCTGCCGCCTTTGCTTTTGGCGCCACCAGCACGCCCTCTGCAGCGCCAAGCTTCGGACAAGCTGCCCAGACGCAGGGCGCATCGCTCGGCACGGCCTTTGCGTTTGGTGCCACCGCTCCTCAGCAGACACCCTCAGGCCCCGTGCAGCCTGCATCTGGCGGGTTTAACTTTGGCGCCGCTATATCGCAACCCCAGATGGGAGGCTTCAACTTTGGGGCTGACAAACCtgcttttggtaaggttttttttaatgctacTCCTTGCTTCTGTGATTGTATTCTTATGAAGATTTCTTTCATACAAAACACATCTATACTTTGGTTTGGTATTAAACTTATAGCCTTACATTATTTACCTTAATTACACGTTTTCTGTGTAAATTCTGCACATTTACAATTTCTCATCTGCTCGCATGaatgaaatgacaataatacattattttattattttaatttaaatgataaataaatgataaatgggttaaacttgtatagcgctttttctaccttcaaggtactcaaagcgctttgacactatttccacattcacccattcacacacacattcacacactgatggcgggagctgccatgcaaggcgctaaccagcagccatcaggagcaaggggtgaagtgtattgcccaaggacacaacggacgtgactagggtggtagaaggtggggattgaaccccagtaaccagcaacactccgattgctggcacggccactctaccaacttcaccacgccgtccccaaatttACAATTATTTATCATTTCTATGATGACAGTGTGTGAAATTTACCAGTGTATTGATTGCAACATACTCCATGGTTTTTACTATATGTATCTGATTGTGGCACGTTGCCACGGCTGAATTGAAGCCGCCACACCTTTTTAAAAATTaggatttttcttcttcttcaaattaaagtaacatattgtatgaatggtaggggtgtaacggtacacaaaaatttcggttcggtacgtacctcggtttagaggtcacggttcggttcattttcggtacagtcagaaaacaacaaaatataaattttggggttatttatttaccaaatttgcaaaatcttccaccaaaaatatttttcttagtggaatatttgatgtgaagtaatcggaacattggataggtcaatcattcataataacattgattttggttcaatattatgttttgcgcaatgacagtttgaaagaaagaaaaacagctttgttttattagtcaacattgcaactttttctaaattacatttaacctttaagattttttatttcacttttgttatgtttttgtttattttaat carries:
- the pom121 gene encoding nuclear envelope pore membrane protein POM 121 yields the protein MSPRDRNLAFLSACALVCLLLYFTPSFQYVAATLALCGVSWLLCVGTPLPATLGLSPRAGLVALAGYLLRFWDWWVSDVSVVPQRRTKLGGEGRGAQRPFRQTRAGINAVYRGEHLASESFLFSPRDFLMGSYIGKPESPTGDFGRPRVIRNHREQLRETLSRPNHAVYTPNRRLSFAGEPPGSAGRFNITPQRHYPLQQPGASSMGLLPPVSWDGFRKKSVLTPRNSPAAQSPVTMKIARPDHHSPSLNHLSCAGVPMDPVDPCSRESVLKVLKDSRKREVEDEDRSFTNEQKSKRRRNNSGGSAHSAFEPLLPNGAPSQLVPKPGSLKRVMTSVAEESLMKRSRTSSISSASGVHAPRGTPGSKRNPIHSSYSSSLGGFVQLSKPSAPSSPMSSLGSSRAQTPEAASKRPRSDDGLSPSSASSVMSNKTASEKAPETSKHTPVAIVPVTTSMDYTGSGGNRKRKIPLVSANRDDHISLPPPPELGYTITVKDLDDEKKDAISKIQKVLETPAPEPEKSTSPLTSTTPASSSTTAPASTALTLSSLLAAPLPITSSSAPPVINLDPSPSPVAPNPLLEALKMKSPASSAASTTTVSALTTLALPKMSTVTDAPKPPPASQSQAALAGVGQPSAFTQVLAPVSKPASSSAPSLAGTSLFGLSGQISSSPAVSTTSNPAPAAAMSSPVSLSHSNPLLASGFKPIFAPTNASSNPSTMSAPESKPLAQNFKPIFASSATAGLGFAPPPYTASIATSATVSLTSSIFGASASSTTVTSSLSTGTISSASTTNPAVQPAIKSMFDTWAAPASTGTSTSSAPVFVPAAGNTLQFGAVATTAAAAPPATTASNTFTFGAAQPPQPQAANQKVFAFGQTAVSQNATQPTFGSFAMANAAPAAAATTNAPATSLAQSAFTFGKPSFEAPASQSTFSSTAPTAPKPFTFGGSVATPAPNPTPSGFPFGGAAAATTAPSSFVTPTKPAFGGGSAAFAFGATSTPSAAPSFGQAAQTQGASLGTAFAFGATAPQQTPSGPVQPASGGFNFGAAISQPQMGGFNFGADKPAFGTSTPSFGQSAAAVPFGSPGTPLQGFNAAPFGSPAAPSFSIGAGSKPSGTRQRLQARRQHNRKNMK